A region from the Aegilops tauschii subsp. strangulata cultivar AL8/78 chromosome 5, Aet v6.0, whole genome shotgun sequence genome encodes:
- the LOC109753264 gene encoding dehydration-responsive element-binding protein 1B, whose translation MDTAAAGSPREGHRTVCSEPPKRPAGRTKFRETRHPLYRGVRRRGRLGQWVCEVRVRGAQGYRLWLGTFTTAEMAARAHDSAVLALLDRAACLNFADSAWRMLPVLAAGSSRFSSAREIKDAVAIAVLEFQRQRPVVSTSETHDGEKDAQGSPTPSELFTSSDLLDEHWFGGMDAGSYYASLAQGMLMEPPSARTWSEDGGEYSGVYTPLSN comes from the coding sequence ATGGACACCGCCGCTGCCGGTTCCCCGCGTGAGGGGCACAGGACGGTGTGCTCGGAGCCGCCCAAGAGGCCGGCAGGGCGGACCAAGTTCAGGGAGACGCGCCACCCGCTATACCGCGGCGTGCGGCGCCGGGGCCGGCTCGGGCAGTGGGTGTGCGAGGTTCGCGTGCGCGGCGCGCAAGGGTACAGGCTCTGGCTCGGCACCTTCACCACTGCCGAGATGGCGGCGCGCGCGCACGACTCCGCCGTGCTCGCGCTCCTCGACCGCGCCGCCTGCCTCAACTTCGCCGACTCCGCCTGGCGGATGCTGCCCGTCCTCGCGGCTGGCTCGTCCCGCTTCAGCAGCGCGCGGGAGATCAAGGACGCCGTCGCCATCGCCGTCCTGGAGTTCCAGCGGCAGCGCCCCGTCGTGTCAACGTCGGAGACGCACGACGGCGAAAAGGACGCCCAAGGCTCGCCGACGCCGAGCGAGCTGTTCACGTCCAGCGACTTGTTGGACGAGCACTGGTTTGGCGGCATGGACGCCGGCTCGTACTACGCGAGCTTGGCGCAGGGGATGCTCATGGAGCCGCCGTCCGCCAGAACGTGGAGCGAGGATGGCGGCGAATACAGCGGCGTCTACACGCCGCTTTCGAACTAA
- the LOC109753245 gene encoding dehydration-responsive element-binding protein 1B-like encodes MDADAASLSDQHRTVWTEPPKRPAGRIKYKETRHPLYRGVRRRGRYGRWVCEVRVRGSKETRLWLGTFRTAEMAARAHDSASLALSGSAACLNFADSAWRMLPVLAAGSSSFSSAREIKDAVAVAVVAFQRQRPVASTADGEKDVQGSPTPSELSTSSDLLDEHWFGGTNAGSYYSPGMFMESPEQPENHELGGGDVKTPLW; translated from the coding sequence ATGGACGCCGACGCCGCATCCCTGTCAGACCAGCACAGGACGGTGTGGACGGAGCCGCCGAAGAGGCCGGCGGGGAGGATCAAGTACAAGGAGACGCGCCACCCGCTGTACCGCGGCGTGCGGCGTCGGGGGCGGTACGGGCGGTGGGTGTGCGAGGTACGCGTGCGCGGCAGCAAGGAGACAAGGCTCTGGCTCGGCACCTTCCGCACCGCCGAGATGGCGGCGCGAGCGCACGACTCCGCCTCGCTCGCTCTCTCCGGAAGCGCCGCCTGCCTCAACTTCGCCGATTCCGCCTGGCGTATGCTGCCCGTCCTCGCCGCTGGGTCTTCCAGCTTCAGCAGCGCGCGGGAGATCAaggacgccgtcgccgtcgctgTCGTGGCGTTCCAGCGGCAGCGACCCGTCGCGTCGACGGCCGACGGCGAGAAGGACGTCCAAGGCTCGCCGACGCCGAGCGAGCTGTCCACGTCCAGCGACTTGCTGGACGAGCACTGGTTTGGCGGCACGAATGCCGGATCATACTACTCGCCGGGCATGTTCATGGAGTCGCCGGAGCAGCCTGAAAACCACGAGCTCGGTGGCGGCGACGTCAAGACGCCGCTATGGTAA